One window of Acidobacteriaceae bacterium genomic DNA carries:
- a CDS encoding 2-oxoacid:acceptor oxidoreductase subunit alpha yields the protein MKQTFAIGIGGAAGQGVATPGDIFAKIFSRRGLHLNAYNAYQSIIRGGHTFLTVRTGPDKVTNMGDRIDLFIPLNQDAMDRHLGLLAAGSSCIYNSDTIKPGVAADGVQMCPLPVSELADITRNKVAQNTLAIGAGLNMMGIGFSSLEEVLGEQFKKKGDAVISENVAVARAGYDYAAAHFTAFPNPIPRTENRYAILSGNMAMAMGGAAAGVKFYCAYPMSPSTGVLHWMAAHAREAGIMVRQVEDEIGVINMAIGAAHAGVRAMCATSGGGFALMSEGLGMSAMMETPVVVINCQRAGPSTGVPTKTEQGDLWQMLGAAFGDYPRVIAAPLDIGDCFKLIPEIFNIADRFQCPGLVLCDLLLSEGRLSVDSKELDFYPFIDRGELITAANGNGAGSETSAHGNYLRYKITDSGVSPRAIPGVPGHIHTAATDEHQEDGVLISDEFTNPLKRRAMMEKRMRKVAGIESAVPPPTLSGLPKADVTLIGWGSTKGVIEEACELLSEQGIVANQLQIRWLVPLHGEAILQILKDARHTIIVENNYSGQFARYLRSETSFVPDGHIRKYDGEPFMPHHIVEAVKEQLSGKTNLSVPTHEIMV from the coding sequence ATGAAGCAGACCTTTGCTATTGGCATCGGAGGAGCAGCCGGCCAGGGAGTCGCCACTCCCGGGGATATTTTCGCCAAGATATTCAGTCGGCGCGGCCTCCATCTCAACGCCTACAACGCATATCAGTCCATCATTCGTGGTGGCCACACTTTTCTGACTGTTCGGACTGGTCCCGATAAAGTCACCAATATGGGTGACCGGATCGACCTGTTCATCCCTCTCAACCAGGACGCGATGGATCGCCATCTCGGCCTGCTTGCAGCCGGCTCTTCCTGTATCTACAACTCCGATACGATCAAGCCCGGCGTTGCCGCAGACGGCGTACAGATGTGCCCGCTCCCAGTTTCTGAGCTGGCCGACATCACGCGAAACAAGGTTGCGCAAAATACACTTGCGATCGGCGCCGGCCTCAACATGATGGGTATCGGGTTCTCTTCTCTGGAAGAGGTTCTCGGCGAGCAGTTCAAGAAAAAGGGCGATGCTGTCATTTCAGAAAACGTCGCGGTGGCACGCGCTGGCTATGATTACGCTGCCGCGCACTTCACTGCTTTCCCGAACCCGATTCCCAGAACCGAGAATCGTTATGCCATCTTGAGCGGCAATATGGCCATGGCCATGGGGGGCGCGGCAGCCGGAGTTAAATTTTATTGTGCTTATCCCATGAGTCCTTCCACTGGAGTTCTTCATTGGATGGCTGCACACGCTCGCGAGGCCGGCATCATGGTCCGCCAGGTCGAGGATGAGATCGGCGTCATCAACATGGCGATAGGGGCCGCACACGCTGGGGTCCGCGCCATGTGCGCAACCTCAGGTGGCGGGTTTGCCCTCATGAGCGAGGGTCTCGGCATGTCCGCCATGATGGAGACCCCGGTTGTGGTGATCAATTGCCAGCGAGCCGGCCCGTCTACCGGCGTCCCTACTAAAACGGAGCAGGGCGATCTTTGGCAGATGCTCGGCGCGGCCTTTGGTGATTATCCCCGTGTGATCGCGGCTCCGCTGGACATTGGTGACTGCTTCAAACTGATTCCCGAAATCTTCAACATTGCCGATCGCTTTCAGTGCCCGGGCCTCGTTCTCTGCGACCTGCTGCTCTCGGAGGGCCGGCTTAGCGTCGATTCGAAAGAACTGGATTTCTACCCCTTCATTGACCGGGGAGAGCTTATTACTGCAGCCAATGGCAACGGTGCGGGCTCGGAAACCTCCGCACATGGCAATTACCTGCGATACAAGATCACGGATAGCGGAGTCTCGCCGCGCGCCATTCCCGGTGTGCCCGGCCATATCCACACGGCGGCCACGGATGAACACCAGGAAGACGGCGTCTTGATCAGCGATGAATTCACGAACCCGCTCAAGCGACGCGCCATGATGGAAAAGCGTATGCGCAAGGTGGCCGGGATCGAGTCCGCCGTTCCTCCGCCTACTCTGTCTGGGCTCCCGAAGGCGGACGTGACACTCATCGGCTGGGGTTCGACCAAGGGTGTGATCGAGGAAGCCTGCGAACTTCTCAGCGAGCAAGGCATCGTCGCCAACCAACTCCAGATCCGCTGGCTCGTTCCACTCCACGGCGAAGCGATCCTTCAAATCCTGAAAGACGCCCGTCACACGATCATCGTCGAGAACAACTACAGCGGACAGTTTGCCCGCTACCTGCGCAGCGAAACCAGCTTTGTGCCTGACGGCCACATCCGCAAATACGACGGAGAACCGTTTATGCCTCATCACATCGTCGAGGCCGTAAAGGAACAGCTCAGTGGGAAGACGAACCTCTCCGTTCCCACTCACGAAATCATGGTCTGA
- a CDS encoding type 1 glutamine amidotransferase domain-containing protein, protein MPPAGKVLVLVSSGRGLPLKDGKIYKGAGYYLNELTVPVRALMKEGYEITFANPKGNTPQVDVHSEVADFFGGDAAKLQDYMLFRDGLTGLRDPTRIADVIASGLDQYDAVFVPGGHGPMIDVLDDPDAGTVMRHFHKTSKPTACLCHGPISLLSALPNSKEFIAALSAGDAAGAHAQAKGWIYSGYKMTIFSTPEEQQREPLEIGGKVLFYPDFALQTAGGDVSVLAPWKSYVLQDRELITGQNPFSDEALLKLLLPALNKRKAAA, encoded by the coding sequence ATGCCACCAGCAGGAAAAGTCTTGGTACTAGTCTCGAGCGGTCGTGGCTTGCCCTTGAAAGATGGCAAGATCTACAAAGGCGCTGGCTACTATCTCAACGAGCTGACCGTTCCGGTTCGCGCCCTGATGAAGGAAGGCTACGAAATCACTTTTGCCAACCCCAAAGGCAACACGCCGCAAGTGGATGTGCATTCAGAGGTCGCCGATTTCTTCGGCGGCGACGCGGCCAAGCTCCAGGACTATATGCTATTTCGCGACGGCCTGACTGGACTTAGAGATCCAACCCGTATCGCGGATGTCATCGCATCCGGGCTGGATCAATACGACGCTGTCTTTGTCCCAGGCGGCCATGGTCCGATGATCGATGTTCTCGACGATCCCGACGCCGGCACCGTGATGAGGCACTTTCATAAAACATCCAAGCCGACCGCGTGCCTCTGCCACGGCCCCATCTCACTTCTCTCTGCTCTTCCGAATTCCAAGGAGTTTATTGCCGCGCTGAGTGCGGGCGATGCCGCTGGAGCGCACGCACAGGCTAAGGGTTGGATCTATTCCGGATATAAGATGACAATCTTTTCTACGCCGGAAGAACAGCAGCGGGAGCCGCTAGAGATTGGTGGCAAGGTTCTCTTCTACCCGGACTTTGCCTTGCAGACTGCGGGCGGTGATGTAAGTGTTCTCGCTCCATGGAAGAGCTACGTCCTTCAGGATCGCGAGTTGATCACAGGCCAGAACCCTTTCTCCGACGAAGCGCTTCTTAAACTTCTTCTACCCGCACTGAACAAGAGAAAAGCAGCCGCCTGA
- a CDS encoding PEP-CTERM sorting domain-containing protein: MKKVVVLAALLPLALAVPCLHAQSTSFGTYGETSVVSGPGGTPVYQLTSNPADAPNNYSGIYVQFNSAVALSALTTLSADFDVTQGTLGNGAPRFSIGDNSNNEAYVYFGTPVGGGALTDPTPGSWESTGNVVDSTDLIVQNNGFGGGSTGASYETWAQFLSQEGTVDINYITVDEDGGFSSTQTTDINNFNVNGTLYNAPAAAATPEPSSLLLLGTTLCGAAGYVFRRRKAVSL, translated from the coding sequence ATGAAAAAAGTAGTTGTCCTAGCAGCACTTCTCCCACTCGCCCTCGCTGTCCCTTGTCTCCACGCGCAGTCCACCAGCTTCGGCACCTATGGCGAGACCTCCGTCGTCTCCGGTCCCGGCGGCACACCTGTCTACCAGCTCACCTCCAACCCCGCCGACGCCCCAAACAACTACTCCGGCATTTACGTCCAGTTCAACAGTGCCGTCGCCCTCTCCGCCCTCACCACACTCAGCGCCGATTTCGACGTGACCCAAGGCACCCTCGGCAACGGTGCGCCCCGCTTCTCCATCGGCGACAACAGCAACAATGAGGCGTACGTGTATTTCGGCACACCCGTCGGCGGTGGCGCCTTGACCGACCCCACTCCCGGCTCCTGGGAGTCCACCGGCAACGTCGTCGACTCCACCGATCTCATCGTTCAAAACAATGGCTTCGGCGGTGGCAGCACCGGTGCCAGCTATGAAACCTGGGCGCAGTTCCTCTCGCAGGAGGGCACCGTCGACATCAACTACATCACCGTTGATGAGGACGGCGGCTTCAGCAGCACCCAGACCACCGACATCAACAACTTCAACGTCAACGGCACACTCTACAACGCGCCGGCGGCTGCTGCGACCCCTGAGCCCTCCAGCCTCCTGCTGCTCGGCACCACCCTCTGCGGCGCTGCCGGTTACGTATTTCGCCGCCGCAAAGCCGTTTCACTCTGA
- a CDS encoding energy transducer TonB: MAQAPAGASLRNAPSPVQSEPDAQGIYKVGGDVKAPVLTLAYALDFSEEERRKEQDPRSGTIVVEMVVDVNGVPQQVHVVHGVGLGIDAAAVEAVRQYRFKPAMKGDTPVPVYKTVSVTFQFS, encoded by the coding sequence TTGGCGCAGGCGCCGGCAGGGGCGAGTCTGCGTAATGCTCCTTCTCCTGTCCAAAGTGAGCCTGATGCGCAGGGTATCTACAAGGTAGGTGGGGACGTGAAGGCACCGGTGTTGACCTTAGCGTATGCCCTTGATTTCAGCGAGGAGGAGAGGAGGAAGGAACAAGACCCTCGCTCCGGAACGATTGTGGTTGAGATGGTGGTTGATGTGAATGGTGTGCCGCAGCAGGTGCATGTCGTGCACGGGGTGGGGCTAGGGATTGACGCGGCGGCGGTGGAGGCGGTGCGGCAGTATCGCTTCAAGCCGGCGATGAAGGGTGATACGCCCGTTCCGGTTTATAAGACCGTGAGTGTTACTTTTCAGTTTTCTTGA
- a CDS encoding glycoside hydrolase family 3 C-terminal domain-containing protein yields MSLLVRVIACTGILFFSGMQQRAVAQDSANLPYMNPQLSPEQRAIDLVGRMTLAEKASEMQNNSAAVPRLKIPAYQWWSEALHGVINDGVTEYPEPVGLAATFDVPGIHTMAAQIGIEGRIKHVQNQREGHTGIMGGLDFWSPNLNIFRDPRWGRGQETYGEDPFLTARMGVAYVTGLQGNDPKYYLAIATPKHFAVHSGPEPTRHFADVDVSKHDEVDTYEPAFRAAVVEGKAGSVMCAYNAINGQPACANQYLLQDQLRGKWGFQGYVVSDCDAVRDVAANHRYRPTQAQGAAISVLRGMDNECVTFTSRFGEPVDKAYIDAVQQGYLPESALDTALIRLFIARIKLGMFDPPDTVPYTKIDEKELDSAEHRAHARKLANESMVLLKNDGMLPLKPEVRRITVVGPLADQTRPLIGNYAGQPTHIVSMLEGLHAEFPNATITFVPGTQFLRADGTAVPAALLTTPDGKPGVKAEYVEGRRGPDEKSEPLLTRTEANVNLTQGDLPKEIAGRKTFGVQWSGFLTPSESGDFLLGVRAQGFARIAVDGKQVAMSFGGREPEPVMGRVHLIKGRKAAIEIIYGTQNGKAHAELIWEKVDNSVSPEAIAAAKNADAVIAVMGITSQLEGEEMPVSEPGFLGGDRTSIDLPQPEEDLVEAVAATGKPLAVVLMNGSALAVNWINDHANAVLEAWYPGEEGGAAVAETLSGKNNPAGRLPVTFYKGVDQLPNFEDYGMANRTYRYFTGKPLYPFGYGLSYTKFSYSDLSVPTTPVAAGQPVDADVTVTNSGRLAGDEVVQLYLKFPSVKGSPRIALRGFRRIHLEPGASQKLHFQLNPRDLGMVTEDGDPIIAQGDYSITIGGGQPDTGAPIATGHFHIDGQYALPE; encoded by the coding sequence ATGTCCCTTTTGGTTCGAGTCATCGCATGCACGGGGATTCTGTTCTTTAGCGGAATGCAGCAACGTGCAGTTGCCCAGGATTCAGCGAATCTGCCCTACATGAATCCGCAGCTTTCACCAGAGCAGCGAGCGATCGATCTGGTGGGTCGCATGACTCTTGCGGAGAAGGCATCGGAGATGCAGAACAACTCCGCTGCGGTACCGCGGCTGAAAATTCCGGCATACCAATGGTGGAGCGAAGCTCTCCACGGCGTCATCAACGACGGCGTGACGGAATATCCGGAGCCGGTCGGTCTCGCAGCCACATTTGACGTGCCGGGCATTCACACGATGGCCGCGCAGATCGGCATCGAAGGCCGCATCAAGCACGTCCAGAACCAGCGCGAAGGCCACACCGGCATCATGGGAGGTCTCGATTTCTGGTCGCCGAATCTCAACATCTTCCGCGATCCGCGCTGGGGGCGAGGGCAGGAGACTTACGGGGAAGACCCGTTTCTCACAGCCCGGATGGGCGTGGCCTACGTGACGGGCTTGCAGGGCAATGATCCCAAGTACTACCTCGCGATCGCGACTCCGAAGCACTTCGCGGTTCACAGCGGACCGGAGCCGACACGCCACTTCGCCGACGTGGACGTTAGCAAGCACGATGAGGTCGACACCTACGAGCCCGCCTTCCGCGCTGCTGTAGTTGAAGGCAAGGCAGGCTCGGTGATGTGTGCTTACAACGCGATCAACGGCCAACCGGCCTGCGCCAATCAATACCTTCTGCAAGATCAGTTGCGCGGCAAGTGGGGGTTCCAGGGATACGTCGTCTCCGACTGCGATGCCGTCAGGGACGTCGCGGCGAACCACCGCTATCGGCCAACGCAGGCGCAGGGTGCTGCCATTTCGGTCCTCCGCGGTATGGACAACGAATGCGTCACGTTCACCTCGCGCTTCGGCGAGCCTGTCGACAAGGCCTACATCGACGCCGTTCAACAGGGCTACCTCCCTGAGAGCGCTCTGGATACCGCTTTGATTCGCCTCTTCATCGCGCGCATCAAGCTAGGCATGTTCGACCCGCCGGACACCGTCCCCTACACGAAGATCGATGAAAAGGAACTCGACAGCGCTGAGCACCGCGCCCATGCTCGCAAGCTGGCCAATGAGTCGATGGTGCTGCTCAAGAACGACGGCATGCTTCCTCTCAAGCCGGAAGTCCGGCGCATCACCGTTGTCGGTCCGCTCGCCGATCAGACGCGGCCGCTCATCGGAAACTATGCTGGTCAACCTACACATATCGTGTCGATGCTGGAGGGCCTTCATGCTGAGTTTCCGAACGCCACTATCACCTTCGTTCCCGGGACGCAGTTCCTCCGCGCAGATGGAACCGCGGTCCCCGCCGCGCTCTTAACGACGCCGGACGGGAAGCCCGGCGTGAAGGCCGAGTACGTCGAAGGCCGCAGAGGGCCCGACGAGAAGAGCGAGCCCTTGCTCACCCGCACCGAAGCCAATGTGAACTTGACACAAGGCGATCTACCGAAGGAAATCGCAGGCAGAAAAACTTTCGGCGTGCAGTGGTCTGGATTCCTTACTCCGAGCGAGTCAGGTGACTTCCTGCTGGGCGTCCGCGCGCAGGGTTTTGCCAGGATTGCTGTCGATGGCAAGCAGGTAGCGATGTCATTCGGCGGTCGCGAACCTGAGCCGGTGATGGGTCGCGTGCACCTCATTAAAGGTCGCAAGGCTGCGATCGAAATCATCTACGGCACACAGAATGGAAAGGCCCACGCTGAACTCATCTGGGAGAAAGTGGACAATTCGGTCTCACCCGAAGCAATCGCGGCTGCGAAGAATGCCGATGCCGTGATCGCAGTAATGGGAATTACCAGCCAGCTTGAGGGCGAAGAGATGCCCGTGAGCGAGCCCGGATTCCTCGGCGGAGACCGCACCAGCATTGATCTGCCTCAGCCCGAGGAAGATCTCGTTGAGGCTGTCGCGGCCACAGGCAAACCGCTCGCAGTCGTGCTCATGAACGGCAGCGCACTCGCCGTCAACTGGATCAATGATCATGCCAATGCGGTGCTCGAGGCGTGGTATCCCGGCGAAGAAGGCGGCGCGGCTGTGGCCGAGACCCTGAGCGGGAAAAACAATCCCGCCGGCCGGCTGCCCGTTACCTTTTACAAGGGTGTCGACCAGCTGCCCAACTTCGAAGACTACGGAATGGCGAACCGTACCTATCGCTACTTCACAGGCAAGCCGCTCTATCCCTTCGGATACGGACTCAGTTACACGAAGTTCTCTTATAGCGATCTCAGCGTCCCCACGACGCCGGTCGCGGCGGGACAGCCCGTGGACGCCGACGTGACTGTGACCAATAGCGGCCGTCTCGCCGGCGACGAGGTTGTTCAGCTCTATCTCAAATTCCCATCGGTCAAGGGATCTCCACGGATTGCTCTCCGCGGATTCCGGCGGATTCATCTGGAGCCTGGGGCGAGCCAGAAGCTACATTTCCAACTCAACCCGCGCGACCTTGGCATGGTTACGGAAGACGGCGATCCAATTATTGCTCAGGGCGATTATTCGATCACCATCGGAGGTGGACAGCCGGATACGGGCGCGCCAATCGCGACCGGCCACTTTCACATTGATGGCCAGTACGCTTTGCCGGAATAG
- a CDS encoding PEP-CTERM sorting domain-containing protein (PEP-CTERM proteins occur, often in large numbers, in the proteomes of bacteria that also encode an exosortase, a predicted intramembrane cysteine proteinase. The presence of a PEP-CTERM domain at a protein's C-terminus predicts cleavage within the sorting domain, followed by covalent anchoring to some some component of the (usually Gram-negative) cell surface. Many PEP-CTERM proteins exhibit an unusual sequence composition that includes large numbers of potential glycosylation sites. Expression of one such protein has been shown restore the ability of a bacterium to form floc, a type of biofilm.), with translation MRPKHLAMLAFVTTLGFSSAAMADTYDFSFNGNGVSASGVLTVTPSGTPGVDHITGISGFFSDTNVGVSGGITGLYMPISYVSDTLATPGIAFTSGGLSYDDTFYPGGNSPAICYDLVGGVPTLTYPFSGGVFDIFGVAFDVAGGYVGELWSNGDVGGGPIVYAAGLADATSLLDDPNSVPGPGVPPPGRFGALAVSPTPEPSSLALMGTALLSGVGLIRRRLRA, from the coding sequence GTGAGACCGAAACACCTTGCAATGCTCGCATTTGTTACGACATTGGGGTTTTCGTCTGCTGCGATGGCGGACACATACGACTTTTCCTTCAACGGTAATGGCGTCAGCGCTTCGGGCGTGCTGACGGTTACGCCGTCCGGAACGCCGGGGGTGGATCACATCACCGGCATTAGCGGATTTTTCTCAGATACCAACGTCGGGGTTTCCGGCGGAATTACAGGGCTGTACATGCCGATATCGTATGTGAGCGACACCCTGGCTACGCCGGGCATTGCGTTTACCAGCGGCGGCTTGTCCTACGATGACACGTTTTATCCGGGAGGGAATTCTCCAGCGATCTGTTATGACCTCGTCGGCGGCGTACCTACGCTCACCTATCCGTTTTCCGGAGGTGTGTTCGACATCTTTGGCGTGGCGTTTGACGTTGCGGGAGGGTATGTCGGGGAACTCTGGAGCAACGGGGATGTAGGCGGCGGGCCGATTGTCTACGCAGCGGGACTGGCGGATGCGACGAGCCTTCTGGACGACCCGAATTCGGTGCCCGGCCCGGGCGTCCCGCCTCCGGGAAGGTTCGGCGCACTGGCTGTGAGCCCGACCCCGGAACCGAGTTCGCTGGCGTTGATGGGAACCGCGTTGCTGTCGGGCGTGGGATTGATCCGGCGGCGTCTACGGGCGTGA
- a CDS encoding PEP-CTERM sorting domain-containing protein — MKKLGIATLTLGVVAAMLPAAARADYAFSGSGASGTLASSSETWVFNGDGGAASTGYLNDWGSPGVDRGVVDYGESSPAYGFEITFAGGGAIDPASVTTGNGAHCAGTTTGGTTFCTGGDIWEAFLTGPDTIEFLAQSAGFDLPDGQSYFVNIFFDGSTPTSFTGSWLTTFSPNPSATPEPSALFLLGSGLLSIAGARRLRRNG; from the coding sequence ATGAAAAAACTGGGTATTGCAACACTCACTCTTGGCGTTGTGGCGGCTATGCTTCCTGCCGCGGCACGCGCAGACTACGCATTCTCAGGTTCAGGGGCCAGCGGCACACTGGCCAGCTCGTCTGAAACCTGGGTGTTCAACGGCGATGGCGGCGCAGCCTCCACGGGTTACCTGAACGACTGGGGAAGCCCCGGTGTGGACCGCGGCGTTGTAGACTACGGCGAGTCCTCGCCGGCTTATGGCTTTGAGATCACGTTCGCAGGCGGCGGCGCGATCGATCCAGCTTCCGTAACGACAGGAAACGGCGCGCATTGCGCCGGCACAACCACCGGCGGCACGACCTTCTGCACCGGCGGCGATATCTGGGAGGCCTTCCTGACCGGCCCGGATACGATCGAATTCCTGGCGCAAAGCGCAGGTTTTGACCTCCCCGACGGGCAGTCTTACTTCGTCAATATTTTCTTTGATGGAAGCACGCCTACCTCGTTTACGGGATCCTGGCTCACAACCTTCTCACCAAACCCCTCTGCAACCCCGGAGCCCTCTGCCCTGTTTCTCCTCGGCAGCGGCCTGCTCAGCATCGCGGGCGCTCGCCGTCTGCGCCGCAACGGCTAA
- a CDS encoding alpha/beta hydrolase, which translates to MNPTFYRTTHVDGLSILYREAGPKNAETLLLLHGLPSSSRMFEPLFARLSDRYHLVAPDYPGFGHSDWPDPKKFGYTFDHLAETMNHFTEALGLSRYSLYMQDYGGPVGFRMTLQHQERTAALIVQDAVAHNEGLGANWKTRRAFWTDRIANESALRTNLLSLEAARARHVGNDPDSERHDPDLWTDEFYFLSRPGQAEIQSDLFYDYRTNVDSYPKWQQWMRERQPRLLVIWGKYETSFDPSEPESYRKDVPNAEVHIVDGGHFALDTAADEIAALVSAFMG; encoded by the coding sequence ATGAATCCCACGTTTTATCGCACAACACACGTCGACGGCCTGTCGATCCTTTATCGAGAGGCTGGGCCGAAAAATGCGGAAACGCTCCTTTTGCTGCACGGCCTCCCATCGTCGTCGCGGATGTTTGAGCCGCTTTTCGCAAGGTTGTCCGATCGCTATCACCTGGTGGCGCCTGATTATCCTGGCTTTGGACACAGCGATTGGCCGGACCCGAAGAAATTCGGGTACACCTTCGACCATCTGGCTGAGACCATGAACCATTTCACTGAGGCACTCGGACTTTCGCGCTATAGCCTCTACATGCAGGATTACGGTGGCCCCGTCGGCTTCCGCATGACGCTGCAGCACCAGGAGCGCACCGCGGCGCTGATCGTGCAGGACGCAGTCGCCCACAACGAAGGCCTGGGAGCAAATTGGAAAACGCGTCGGGCGTTCTGGACTGATCGCATCGCCAACGAGAGCGCGTTGCGCACCAATCTCTTGTCGCTCGAGGCCGCGCGAGCGCGACACGTCGGAAACGATCCCGACTCCGAGCGCCACGATCCCGACCTCTGGACCGACGAGTTTTATTTTCTGAGTCGGCCCGGGCAGGCCGAGATACAAAGCGATCTCTTCTACGACTACCGAACTAACGTTGACTCCTATCCGAAATGGCAGCAGTGGATGCGCGAAAGGCAACCGCGGCTGCTCGTGATCTGGGGTAAATACGAAACCTCGTTTGATCCGAGCGAGCCGGAAAGTTACCGCAAGGATGTTCCGAACGCCGAGGTCCACATTGTCGACGGCGGCCATTTCGCCCTGGACACTGCTGCCGATGAGATCGCTGCGCTGGTCAGCGCTTTCATGGGGTGA
- a CDS encoding cytochrome c, with translation MVVHQSAIHRVAFFLFGIIFAFALIFVGGYLYLHYGHPPVAVDDPAFPYEAQIVHVPLGARISREIKQAPFPASEDAFKRGAEVYKEDCAFCHGVPSSDSVYGTSMYPAAPQLWLKHKKGNVVGVSDDEVGETYWKVKNGIRLTGMPTYDELLSDSDIWDVSLLLKNADQQLPAPVMKILKGQ, from the coding sequence ATGGTTGTCCATCAGTCCGCGATTCACCGTGTCGCATTCTTCCTTTTTGGGATCATCTTCGCATTCGCTCTGATATTCGTTGGTGGCTATCTCTACCTGCATTATGGCCATCCTCCCGTGGCGGTTGATGACCCGGCATTTCCATACGAAGCTCAGATCGTCCACGTGCCTCTTGGCGCCCGCATTAGCCGCGAGATCAAGCAGGCGCCGTTCCCAGCCAGCGAGGATGCCTTCAAGCGTGGTGCGGAGGTTTACAAGGAAGACTGCGCTTTCTGCCACGGTGTCCCTAGCTCGGACTCCGTCTACGGCACGTCTATGTATCCGGCCGCTCCTCAACTTTGGCTCAAGCACAAGAAAGGCAATGTTGTCGGAGTTTCAGACGACGAGGTGGGCGAGACCTACTGGAAGGTGAAGAACGGAATCCGCCTCACGGGCATGCCAACGTATGACGAGTTGCTTTCTGATAGTGACATCTGGGATGTTAGCCTCCTGCTCAAAAATGCCGATCAGCAACTTCCCGCCCCAGTAATGAAAATCTTGAAGGGGCAATAG
- a CDS encoding 2-oxoacid:ferredoxin oxidoreductase subunit beta has translation MASLVESPRTLTIADTKGKADPDWCPGCGDYGVLAALQKALVELQIPLHNTITISGIGCSSNLPGYINTYGMHTLHGRSLAVATGVKLANHGLTVIVTGGDGDGFGIGGNHFVHTMRRNVDLLYIVMDNQIYGLTTGQTSPTSRLGMKTKSMPFGNIEPPINPISLALAAGCTFVARGFSGEQKHLTELIKLGIQHRGFSLLDVFSPCVTYNHDNTYQWFRPRVKKLEDDASYDASDWIAAMEKSTLWGEEIPIGKFFERTDIPPLHTAEPILNQGPLINRDPRVSSDVALSFIQELM, from the coding sequence GTGGCGTCACTCGTAGAGAGTCCCCGCACACTAACGATCGCCGATACGAAAGGTAAAGCTGATCCGGACTGGTGCCCCGGCTGCGGCGATTACGGCGTCCTCGCCGCTCTTCAAAAAGCCTTGGTCGAGCTGCAGATTCCTCTGCACAACACCATCACCATCAGCGGCATCGGTTGTTCCTCGAACCTCCCCGGCTACATCAACACCTACGGCATGCACACGCTCCATGGCCGCTCTCTGGCTGTGGCCACGGGCGTGAAGCTCGCCAACCATGGGCTGACCGTGATCGTCACCGGCGGCGATGGAGATGGTTTCGGCATCGGCGGCAATCACTTCGTTCACACCATGCGCCGCAACGTCGATCTGCTTTACATCGTCATGGACAATCAAATTTACGGTCTAACCACCGGCCAGACTTCACCCACCAGCCGCCTCGGCATGAAGACCAAGAGCATGCCCTTCGGCAACATCGAACCCCCGATTAACCCGATTTCCCTGGCTCTCGCTGCGGGCTGTACCTTTGTCGCTCGTGGTTTTAGTGGCGAGCAGAAGCATCTTACCGAGCTCATAAAACTGGGGATTCAGCATCGAGGCTTTTCCTTGCTCGACGTCTTCAGTCCCTGCGTCACCTATAACCACGACAACACCTACCAATGGTTCCGTCCACGCGTGAAAAAGCTCGAGGACGACGCATCCTACGACGCCTCCGACTGGATCGCAGCGATGGAGAAATCTACACTGTGGGGCGAAGAAATTCCCATTGGCAAATTCTTCGAGCGCACCGACATTCCCCCGTTGCACACCGCTGAGCCGATCTTGAACCAAGGGCCTCTGATTAATCGGGACCCGCGAGTGTCCTCCGATGTTGCCCTATCGTTCATTCAGGAACTGATGTAG